The proteins below come from a single Cannabis sativa cultivar Pink pepper isolate KNU-18-1 chromosome 3, ASM2916894v1, whole genome shotgun sequence genomic window:
- the LOC133035401 gene encoding protein neprosin-like, whose protein sequence is MAIRAIFLITIVCYISYYCNAFGDYTTKLSRLEELEIEKELNLLNKPPIKTIKREDGVIYDCIDFFKQPAFDHPSLKNHTYHYKIKPSSRPNLSEHKDSSKIKLKGLNCPIGTVPIRRTTKEDLIKSKLFTKVYGSLTLEKPGLHHAVLRTISDPKRRYNGGGAVMSIYNPTVAGSQYSSSQMTIKNGPDSIQVGWTVNPTLYGDSKTHAFTFLQAGGNSCFNTQCPGFVIVSTEIPLDYTFDQVSQRGETIYDTQFFIYRDPTNGNWWLEYGKAGTQIGFWPGRIFSALNTDLASYMEWGGEAYSPPGQPNPEMGNGFRTTGDQKKDSFIEQMTTVDESHKQVIFDNAEVFIDAKKLYSVDDWKIRGDHGHVMSFGGPFFDQ, encoded by the exons ATGGCTATTAGGGCAATTTTCCTAATTACTATAGTGTGTTATATTTCATACTATTGTAATGCTTTTGGAGACTACACCACAAAACTATCAAGACTAGAAGAGTTGGAAATTGAGAAAGAGCTTAATCTTTTGAATAAACCACCAATAAAGACTATTAAG AGAGAAGATGGAGTTATTTACGATTGTATTGATTTCTTCAAACAACCTGCATTTGATCACCCTTCGTTGAAGAATCATACTTACCATTATAAG ATTAAACCCTCGTCTCGTCCTAATTTAAGTGAACATAAAGattcatctaaaataaaattaaaaggcTTAAATTGTCCAATTGGAACGGTTCCTATTAGGAGAACTACAAAAGAAGATCTTATCAAAtccaaattatttacaaaagtatATGGTTCACTCACTCTTGAAAAACCAGGTCTTCAT CATGCTGTGCTTCGAACAATATCTGATCCTAAAAGGAGATATAATGGAGGTGGGGCAGTAATGAGTATTTATAACCCTACTGTGGCTGGCTCACAATATAGCTCATCTCAAATGACTATTAAAAATGGACCTGATTCCATACAAGTTGGATGGACA gttAATCCTACTTTGTACGGGGACAGTAAAACTCATGCGTTCACATTTTTACAA gCCGGTGGAAATTCTTGTTTTAACACACAATGTCCTGGCTTTGTTATTGTTAGTACTGAGATACCTCTTGACTACACTTTTGACCAAGTTTCTCAACGTGGTGAAACAATATACGATacccaattttttatttatcgG gATCCAACAAATGGAAATTGGTGGCTTGAATATGGAAAAGCAGGTACTCAAATCGGGTTTTGGCCCGGACGCATATTTAGTGCTCTAAATACAGATTTAGCTTCGTACATGGAATGGGGTGGAGAGGCATACAGTCCGCCAGGACAACCTAATCCAGAAATGGGTAATGGGTTCCGTACAACAGGAGATCAAAAAAAAGATTCATTTATTGAACAAATGACAACCGTTGATGAATCTCATAAACAAGTTATTTTTGACAATGCTGAAGTCTTCATTGATGCAAAAAAATTGTACAGTGTTGATGATTGGAAAATAAGAGGTGATCATGGTCATGTTATGTCTTTTGGAGGTCCATtttttgatcaatga